One Paraglaciecola mesophila genomic region harbors:
- the uvrC gene encoding excinuclease ABC subunit UvrC, with translation MSDINEFDPKAFLKDLTHQPGVYRMYNHKQDVIYVGKAKNLKNRVSSYFRSQVDSIKTQSLVKQIAHMDVTVVHSEAEAFILENNFIKKYKPRYNVLLRDDKSYPFIFLSAHEHPRLANHRGPKKLKGEYFGPYPSAWAVRESLRTMQRIFPIRQCEDSYYRARSRPCLQYQLQRCAGPCVEGLVTDEEYQAQVDLARMFLKGKNKQVIDSLVKRMESASENLRFEAAARYRDQISALNKVQEQQWVSGNQEEMDVFGFAYRNGIASIQGLFIRDNKLLGSKSFYPKVPADATDEEVFQSFILQFYLAGNKVIPKQIVTPIELSEQGAIEELLTKEAGRRIQFYRGVRDEKRRYLDLANTNAENALIAKQGQQKSVFARYTELEKILEFEQPIQRMECFDISHTSGQLTVASCVVFNREGPFKADYRRFNIEGITPGDDYAAMAQALARRYRDVKDDSKIPDILFIDGGKGQLTQAEEYFENWKHEKKPLLIGVAKGSSRKAGLETLILAGNHATIPLSGDSIALHLIQHIRDESHRFAITGHRARRQKDKKTSKLESIPGVGAKRRQSLLKYMGGLQGILQASRSEIANVPGISAELADTIYDHIHN, from the coding sequence ATGAGCGATATTAACGAATTTGATCCTAAGGCGTTTCTTAAGGACCTCACTCACCAACCCGGCGTTTATCGCATGTATAATCACAAGCAGGATGTGATTTACGTAGGCAAAGCCAAAAATCTTAAAAACCGCGTATCTAGTTACTTTCGTAGCCAAGTTGACAGCATTAAAACTCAGTCATTGGTTAAGCAAATTGCCCACATGGATGTCACCGTGGTTCACAGCGAAGCGGAAGCTTTTATTCTTGAAAATAATTTCATCAAGAAATACAAGCCACGTTACAACGTTTTACTACGGGACGATAAATCTTATCCCTTTATCTTTTTGTCTGCTCATGAACACCCTCGATTAGCCAACCACCGTGGGCCCAAAAAGCTCAAAGGCGAATATTTTGGGCCATATCCAAGTGCCTGGGCGGTGCGCGAAAGTTTGCGTACTATGCAGCGGATATTTCCTATTCGTCAATGTGAAGATAGCTACTACCGCGCTCGGTCGCGGCCTTGCTTGCAGTATCAACTGCAACGTTGTGCAGGCCCATGCGTAGAAGGGTTAGTGACGGATGAAGAATACCAAGCGCAAGTTGACTTAGCACGGATGTTTTTAAAAGGGAAAAACAAGCAAGTGATAGATTCGCTTGTTAAGCGCATGGAAAGTGCGAGTGAAAACCTGCGCTTTGAGGCCGCTGCGCGCTATCGTGATCAAATAAGTGCTCTTAATAAAGTGCAAGAACAGCAGTGGGTCAGTGGAAACCAAGAAGAAATGGATGTGTTTGGTTTTGCCTATCGAAATGGTATCGCCAGTATTCAAGGCTTATTTATTCGCGATAACAAACTATTAGGCAGTAAAAGCTTTTATCCTAAAGTGCCAGCTGATGCGACAGATGAAGAAGTATTTCAGTCATTCATTCTGCAATTCTATTTAGCTGGCAACAAAGTCATCCCTAAACAAATAGTGACCCCAATAGAGTTGAGTGAGCAAGGTGCAATAGAAGAACTACTGACCAAAGAAGCTGGCCGTCGTATTCAGTTCTATCGAGGAGTCAGAGATGAAAAGCGTCGATATTTAGATTTGGCCAATACCAATGCGGAAAACGCATTAATTGCTAAGCAAGGTCAGCAGAAGTCAGTATTTGCGCGGTATACCGAATTAGAAAAAATTCTTGAATTTGAGCAACCCATTCAGCGCATGGAATGTTTTGATATCAGTCATACATCCGGTCAGTTAACTGTGGCCTCTTGTGTGGTATTTAACCGCGAGGGGCCTTTTAAAGCGGATTATCGACGTTTTAATATTGAAGGCATAACCCCAGGGGACGATTATGCTGCTATGGCACAAGCCCTTGCTAGGCGTTATCGCGACGTAAAGGATGACAGTAAAATTCCAGACATCTTATTTATAGATGGGGGCAAGGGCCAGTTAACTCAGGCAGAAGAATACTTTGAAAATTGGAAGCATGAAAAAAAACCGTTACTGATTGGGGTAGCAAAAGGCAGTAGCCGTAAGGCAGGTTTGGAAACGCTTATTTTGGCAGGCAACCATGCTACTATCCCATTATCTGGTGACTCTATCGCGCTGCATCTTATTCAGCATATTCGAGACGAGTCGCACCGGTTTGCAATTACCGGGCACAGGGCGCGGCGTCAAAAGGACAAAAAGACTTCTAAACTGGAGTCTATTCCAGGTGTGGGTGCAAAGCGCCGTCAAAGCTTATTGAAATACATGGGGGGCTTGCAGGGTATATTGCAAGCAAGTCGCAGTGAAATCGCCAATGTGCCAGGGATCAGCGCAGAACTAGCGGATACGATTTATGACCATATCCATAATTAA
- the pgsA gene encoding CDP-diacylglycerol--glycerol-3-phosphate 3-phosphatidyltransferase translates to MWTIPNIITVIRVLLIPIFVAVYFLDWQWAHQAAAFVFWFAAITDWFDGYLARKLQQSTAFGAFLDPVADKLIVATALILITHTYASIWITVPAILLLAREIYISALREWMGQKGLQDTVKVSFMGKAKTMAQMLALIGLLSELEYFMGIPIYWVTLGYILLYFAAILSFWSMISYTLAAWPSLSKSESK, encoded by the coding sequence ATGTGGACTATCCCAAATATCATCACAGTGATCCGAGTGTTACTGATACCGATTTTCGTCGCTGTGTATTTTCTTGATTGGCAGTGGGCTCACCAAGCTGCTGCATTTGTGTTTTGGTTTGCGGCCATTACAGATTGGTTCGATGGCTATTTAGCCAGAAAGTTACAACAGTCGACAGCTTTTGGTGCCTTTTTAGATCCCGTTGCTGACAAACTTATTGTGGCCACGGCATTAATATTAATTACTCACACTTATGCCTCTATCTGGATAACGGTTCCGGCAATTCTGCTCTTGGCGCGTGAAATATATATTTCTGCGCTACGAGAATGGATGGGCCAAAAAGGACTACAAGATACCGTAAAAGTGTCGTTTATGGGCAAAGCAAAAACCATGGCCCAGATGCTCGCCTTAATTGGTTTGCTCTCGGAATTAGAATATTTTATGGGAATTCCAATTTATTGGGTTACCTTGGGATACATATTATTGTACTTTGCAGCAATATTATCGTTCTGGTCGATGATTTCTTACACGCTTGCGGCATGGCCATCACTGTCAAAATCGGAGTCAAAATAA
- the uvrY gene encoding UvrY/SirA/GacA family response regulator transcription factor, with the protein MIKILLVDDHELVRTGIRRILEDVQGFVVVGEATTGEEAVKFCRKNAPDLVLMDMSMPGIGGLEATKQILRFSENTRVIVLSVHKENPIPAKVMRMGAFGYLTKDSDPNEMELAIRKVAAGQKYVSPDIAQQIAIGALDFTDGNPFECLSERELEITLMLTKGSKVPDIAKFLNISAKTVNTHRYRMFEKLNVSTDVELTHLALRHKLISSDNL; encoded by the coding sequence TTGATAAAAATATTGTTGGTTGATGACCATGAGTTGGTCAGAACCGGAATAAGACGTATTTTGGAAGATGTACAAGGTTTTGTCGTAGTTGGAGAAGCTACAACGGGTGAAGAAGCAGTGAAATTTTGCCGCAAAAACGCACCCGATTTGGTACTAATGGATATGAGTATGCCTGGCATTGGTGGTTTGGAAGCGACCAAGCAGATCTTGCGTTTTAGTGAAAACACACGTGTCATTGTGTTATCGGTTCACAAAGAGAATCCTATCCCAGCGAAAGTAATGCGTATGGGCGCGTTTGGTTACTTAACCAAAGATTCTGATCCTAATGAGATGGAGTTAGCAATCCGTAAAGTGGCCGCAGGTCAAAAGTACGTTTCGCCTGATATTGCGCAGCAAATTGCTATCGGTGCGTTAGACTTTACTGATGGCAACCCCTTTGAATGCTTATCTGAGCGAGAGCTCGAGATTACGTTAATGTTAACTAAGGGCTCGAAAGTCCCTGACATCGCTAAATTTTTGAACATCAGTGCGAAAACGGTTAATACCCATAGGTATAGAATGTTTGAAAAGCTCAATGTGAGTACAGATGTTGAACTCACTCATCTGGCCCTTCGGCATAAGTTGATAAGCTCAGATAATTTGTAA